From Tistrella bauzanensis, a single genomic window includes:
- a CDS encoding efflux RND transporter periplasmic adaptor subunit: MSTQSAQDAANGRSMISVRRHWRAVSPHNTVHADPRRSPPGSARRGRSHQVWLACLAFAGLVLAGCREPAPEDSERPAASVSAERVGPADFGEVLSISGSVTAERQVQLSPRVDGLVSQVHVDAGDRVETGQGLLDLDPDVSRQVLERARAQLEQATAVRREAGRQLAIARGLGEKSVIARSQVEARESDLAIAQAAEGSARATVREQEELVSRHHLPAPFSGVITERLTDSGAWVALGTSVLGLVATDRVRLDLHVPQERYGQIGDGAHIRVYSEALGRTALPARVAAKVPVVDARARTFLLRLLINDPDARLLPGMSARAEISMPPMEGLFAVHRDALLRQADGGHSLFVIEQADGISVARRRTVRALYGQGDQVAVSGNLRIGDHVVVRGNEALEDGQSAAIARAAAGGAAAGGAAAGGAAAGGELPR; encoded by the coding sequence ATGAGCACGCAATCTGCGCAGGACGCAGCCAACGGCAGGTCGATGATCAGTGTGCGCAGGCACTGGCGGGCTGTCTCTCCGCACAACACTGTACATGCCGACCCGCGACGATCTCCACCCGGTTCGGCACGGCGCGGTCGGTCGCATCAGGTCTGGCTGGCCTGTCTCGCCTTTGCCGGTCTGGTGCTCGCGGGTTGCCGCGAACCGGCACCAGAGGACAGCGAGCGCCCGGCGGCCTCGGTCTCGGCCGAACGTGTCGGGCCGGCCGATTTCGGCGAGGTGCTGTCGATCTCGGGATCGGTGACCGCCGAGCGTCAGGTTCAACTGTCTCCCCGCGTCGACGGGCTTGTGTCGCAGGTCCATGTCGATGCCGGCGACAGGGTGGAGACCGGCCAGGGATTGCTGGACCTCGACCCCGACGTCTCGCGACAGGTGCTGGAACGGGCACGCGCGCAACTGGAGCAGGCGACAGCCGTTCGCCGCGAGGCCGGGCGGCAGTTGGCGATCGCGAGAGGGCTCGGCGAGAAGAGCGTCATCGCCCGGTCGCAGGTCGAGGCGCGTGAATCCGATCTCGCTATCGCGCAAGCCGCGGAAGGATCTGCGCGCGCGACGGTGCGCGAGCAGGAGGAGCTTGTTTCGCGCCATCATCTGCCGGCGCCGTTCTCGGGCGTCATCACCGAGAGGCTGACCGATTCCGGCGCATGGGTGGCGCTCGGAACATCGGTGCTCGGACTGGTGGCAACCGATCGGGTCCGCCTCGATCTGCACGTACCGCAGGAACGATACGGGCAGATCGGCGATGGCGCGCATATCCGGGTCTATTCCGAGGCGCTTGGTCGCACCGCGCTGCCCGCACGGGTCGCAGCCAAGGTGCCGGTCGTGGATGCGCGGGCGCGCACCTTCCTGCTGCGTCTGCTGATCAATGATCCGGACGCGCGCCTGCTGCCCGGCATGTCGGCGCGCGCGGAAATTTCCATGCCGCCGATGGAGGGCCTGTTCGCGGTCCATCGCGATGCGCTGCTGCGGCAGGCCGATGGCGGGCACAGCCTCTTCGTCATCGAACAGGCGGATGGCATCTCCGTCGCGCGCCGCAGGACCGTCCGGGCCCTGTATGGACAGGGTGATCAGGTTGCCGTATCCGGAAACCTGCGCATCGGAGACCACGTCGTCGTCCGGGGCAACGAAGCCCTGGAGGACGGGCAGTCGGCCGCCATCGCGCGGGCCGCCGCCGGGGGGGCCGCTGCCGGGGGGGCCGCTGCCGGGGGGGCCGCTGCCGGGGGGGAGTTACCGCGATGA